GTTCGACGCCAGCAGCGTCCCCAGATCCACCCCCCTCGACCAGCCGCATATCCAGATACAGCCGCCCGTCGATCTCCCCGTAATCGTGGATCGGAATCACATGCGGTTCGTTCAACCGCGCCGCCGCCTGCGCCTCCCGCCGAAACCGCTCCCGATACACCCGATCGTGCGCCAGCCCCGGCGGCAGCACCTTCAACGCCACCACCCGATCGGTCCCGGTGTCGTAGGCCCGGAACACCTGCCCCATCCCGCCCGCACCGAGCAAGCCGAGCAGCCGATACCGGCCGAACGGTGATTCCTCCACCCCCGCACCCCCTTACGCCACCCCGAGGGTAGCGAAAAGCTCGTGAGACGACCGTCCGGACGCGTCACGAGCTCTCATACTCGGCCCCACCGGGACCTCGCGTCTTCAGGTTACGGCCGGCCGGTCTCCAGCTGCGGCTTTTCCGTGACGAAAATGGCGGTGCCGGGGAAGATTTCGCCGCGCAGCGGGCTCCACTGGCCCCATTCGCGGTCGAGCCATTCCGGCCAGTCGGGTTCGATGAGGTCGACGAGGGTGAGGCCGGCGGCGACGATTTCCCGGACGCGGTCGCCGACCGTGCGGTGGTGTTCGACGTAGGTGGGCTCGCCGTCGGCATCGAGTTCGACGTAGGGGGTGCGGTCGAAGTAGGGGATGGTGGCGCGCAGGCCGTCGGGGCCCGGATCGTCGGGGAAGATCCAGCGCATCGGGTGATTGACGGAGAAGACCCAGCGGCCGCCGGGCTTCAGGATCCGATGCACCTCCCGCATCACCCGGCCGGAGTCGGCGACGAAGGGCACCGCGCCGAAGGCCGAGCACGCGAGATCGAAGGATTCGTCGGCGAAGGGCAACTCCTCAGCGCCCGCCTGAACCAGCGGCACGTGCGGCCCGCCCGCGGCCATGGCCGCCAGTCCGCGATCCAGCATCGACCGCGAGATATCCAGCCCGACCGGGTGCGCGCCGTGCGCAGCCAGCCAGCGCGCGCAGGGCGCCGAACCGCAGCCGATCTCGAGGATCCGCTTTCCTTCTACATCCCCCAGCAGTCGCCAGTCACCTT
This sequence is a window from Nocardia yunnanensis. Protein-coding genes within it:
- a CDS encoding class I SAM-dependent methyltransferase produces the protein MSEDHSATLDEARDGRVDPRHAQANALLGTVGVTRAKVDSHSSQRASRKWWDADAEAYHETHADFLGVDSPAGEFVWCPEGLHEGDWRLLGDVEGKRILEIGCGSAPCARWLAAHGAHPVGLDISRSMLDRGLAAMAAGGPHVPLVQAGAEELPFADESFDLACSAFGAVPFVADSGRVMREVHRILKPGGRWVFSVNHPMRWIFPDDPGPDGLRATIPYFDRTPYVELDADGEPTYVEHHRTVGDRVREIVAAGLTLVDLIEPDWPEWLDREWGQWSPLRGEIFPGTAIFVTEKPQLETGRP